TGCTCTTGGGAATGGCGGTAATATTGTTCGGACTGGCCGCGATCTATTTCGTTTTAAAAAAATTTAATAACCGGGACTAAAGACTTCGGCTTCGAAATGTGCGATTACGCAAGCTCATCGCGCCTACATGTTGAATGACAGCTTATTTGCCATTTCATATCCTGCGAATGAAATCCTAACCCGAAAATTCAAGGCTTTATTGCCGCGAAATTTCAATCCCACTCGCCGATACCTTCGATCTCCAAGGAAATGCGCGTGCCGGCGGTGCCGGCCAGAATCGCGGCCGCATCCTGCAACCTCCCGATAAAGGCCGTGCCGCCGGTTTCCGCAAATTCGCAGGCCGCCGCGATCTTCGGCGCCATCGAACCGGGCGCGAACGCCATCTGGCGGACCGCATCGGGCGAGACGGCGCGCAGCGCCCGCGCCTTAGGCTTTCCCCAATCCCGGTATACCGCATCGACGTCGGTCAGCATCATCAGCGCGTCGGCGCCAAGCTCGCGGGCGAGCAGCGCGCTGGCCCGGTCCTTATCGATTACCGCTTCGATGCCTTCCAACCGACCCTGCCCGCCGCGCACGACCGGAATGCCTCCGCCGCCGGCGCAGATCACGACGACGCCGCGGCCGAGCAGCAGCCTGATCACGTCGATCTGCAGAATTTTCCGCGGCAAGGGCGAGGCCACGACGCGCCGGTAATGCGTGCCGTCCGGCGCAATGCGCCAGCCTCGCTCCTGCGCGAGCCGTTCGGCCGCGGCCTCCGTGTAAACCGGGCCGATCGGCTTGGAAGGCGCCTGAAAGGCCGGGTCGTCCGGATCGACCTCGATCTGGGTCAGCAGCGTGGCGCAAAGGCGGCCCGTCGGCAATACGTTGATCAATTCCTGCTCGATCAGATAGCCGATCATGCCTTCCGTCTCGGCATCGAGAATATCCAACGGGTAGCTTTCATCCGGCGCATAGGCGGCGCTTTGCAGCGCCAGCAGGCCGACCTGCGGGCCGTTGCCGTGCGTGACCACCAGCTCATGCCCATGCGCCAGCGGCGCCAGCGCCTCCGCCGCCATTTTAATGTTGCGGCGCTGGTTTTCGGGTGTTAGTCTTTCGTGGCGGCGCAAAAGCGCATTGCCGCCCAATGCGATGATCAATCTCATAGTTTATTTGGATGCGGAAACTCACCGTATTTTCCAAAACAAAGGCAACGGAATACCAACGAGGAAGCCTGCCGGAGCTTCCGTACCCATTGTAGCGGCTCCCTCTGCCGCAGAACAACTGAACCGGAGCGTCAACGGACAAATCGAACAATTCCGAAGGGCCGTGATCTATATTTAAATAAGCTTCTGAAATGCGGCGGCCCCGCGCCCGAGTCTTTGCTCGACGAACAGGGAATAAGGCGGTAAAAATCGAGAAGAGGATCCACTATTGACGACCTGTCCCACCATGACCTCATGCCGGCGACGGCCGGCATCCAGAGCAGGAGGAATACCCGATGGCTGAATATACGAATCAGGATTCAGAAAAGTCGCTCATGGAGGAAATAGGCATTACCGACCGGGAAATCGCCAATCGCCGGGCATTCCTGGAATTAGGCGAGGCAGACGAAAAAGAACTGCTGAGCATCGACCCGGCTGCCCAGGCGTATGCGGACCCGGTCATCGAAGATTTTTACAAGCATCTCCTCGCTTTCGAGGAAACCCGGGTCTTCTTTCAAGACCCGCAAGTGCTGGAACGGGTCAAGCGCGCTCAGAAGCGGTATTTCGCAAGGCTCACACAGGGGGGTTACGACAAGGACTATATCGAAGACCGCCTCAAAATCGGCGCGGTGCACGAACGCATCGGCCTGCCCATGAAAGCGTATCTGGGCATGTACAGCTTTTACTTGAGGAATGTCGCGCACCGCCTTTTCGAAGCTCATGAAGACGAGCAGGGAAAAGCGCTTCGTGCCTTTCTCTCGCTGTTGAAGGTGGTTTTCCTGGATATGGGACTGGCGATCGATACCTACATCAACCGCCGCGAACAACTGATCGGCAAACAGCAGGAAGCGATGCGCGAGCTGCCGACGCCGGTGCTGCGGGTCCGCGAACGGCTGCTGATACTGCCGGTCGTCGGGGTGCTCGAATCGTATCGCGCCCACCAGTTGACCGAGCAATTGCTCGAAAGCATCGGCGCGACCCGCGCCAAGGTCGCGATCGTCGATATTACCGGCGTGCCGCTCGTGGATTCCAGGGTCGCCAACCATCTCCTGCAGACGGTCAGCGCGGCCCGGCTGATGGGAGCGGCCGTGATCCTGACCGGCCTGTCTCCGCAAATCGCGCAGGCGCTGGTCGCGATCGGGGTGGACCTGAGCCAGGTCAAAACCACGGTTGACCTGCAGAGCGGCCTGGAAGAGGCCGAACGTTTGCTGGGTTACCGGCTGGTTCCCGCAAGCGATAAGCCCCGTTCCGATCAAGCGCATCCATGAGTACGCCGATCCTGAAGCAAGGCCATTACCTGATCGCCTCCCTGCAGCCCGAACAGTCCGATACGGACTTGCTGCAGTTGCAGGACATCCTGGTGGAACAGGTGGGCCGGTTCCGCTCGCGCGGCTTGATTCTGGACGTCACCCTGCTCGACGTGATGGATTCCTTCGCCACGCGCACCCTGCGCAACATCGCCCAGGCCGTCAGCCTGCGCGGCGCCGAAACGGTCATCGTCGGCATTCGGCCCGAAATCGCGTTTGCGATGGTGCAGCTGGGACTGGACGCGCGCCTGTCCGGCGTGCGAACCGCCCTGGATCTGGAAGAAGCGCTCGCTATCCTGAACCGCCGCTGCCAGGAAGGGATGTGCCGTGACTGACGTAATCCGGATCGCAATCCGCTGCGATGCCGATATCGTGCTGGTACGCCAGCAGGCGCGCCTGCTGGCCAGGGAGCTGGGATTTTCGGGCTCGGACCTGACCTTGATCGCGACCGCGCTGTCCGAACTCGCGCGCAACATCGTCGAATATGCCCGGCAGGGAGAAATCGTGTTGAGCCAGATCCGGCAAGGCAGACAACTTGGCATTACGATCGTCGCCCGCGACCATGGGCCCGGCATCGCCGACATCGAACGGGCGATGCAAGACGGCTACTCGACCGGAAAAGGACTGGGGTTGGGACTGCCGGGAGCCAAACGCCTGATGGACGAGTTCGAGATCACCTCCGCCGAAGGGCAAGGCACAACTATAAAGGCGACCAAATGGGTACGTTGATCGAACACGGCATTGCCGCACGGACTCTGCCGGGAGAACGCGTATCCGGCGATCAGGCGTTGGTCAAGCCTTTTGCGGACGGCGTACTGGCCGCCGCGATCGACGGCCTGGGCCACGGCGAAGCCGCGCAGGCCGCCGCAGGGCTTGCGGCGGACACCCTGGAACGGCATGCCGGGGAAGAGCCGGTTGCGCTGGTAGGGCGCTGCCACGCGGCCCTCAAGGGCACGCGAGGCGCGGCGATGAGCCTGGCATCGATCAGGGCGCACGGGGTGATGACCTGGCTGGGCGTGGGCAATGTCGACGCTCGGCTGCTGCGCATTTTCGGCACGCCGCCCAGCCGGGAAACGCTGTCGACCCGCGGCGGCGTGGTCGGTTATCAACTGCCGCCGCTGCGCGCCTATCAGCTTTCCTTGACTGCCGGCGATCTGCTGATTTTCACGACG
The genomic region above belongs to Methylomicrobium agile and contains:
- a CDS encoding STAS domain-containing protein, coding for MSTPILKQGHYLIASLQPEQSDTDLLQLQDILVEQVGRFRSRGLILDVTLLDVMDSFATRTLRNIAQAVSLRGAETVIVGIRPEIAFAMVQLGLDARLSGVRTALDLEEALAILNRRCQEGMCRD
- a CDS encoding SpoIIE family protein phosphatase, producing MGTLIEHGIAARTLPGERVSGDQALVKPFADGVLAAAIDGLGHGEAAQAAAGLAADTLERHAGEEPVALVGRCHAALKGTRGAAMSLASIRAHGVMTWLGVGNVDARLLRIFGTPPSRETLSTRGGVVGYQLPPLRAYQLSLTAGDLLIFTTDGINSGYGKYFPAADPLLRHQPVQDIADRILTRFGKTTDDAVVLVIRYRDSMP
- a CDS encoding anti-sigma regulatory factor gives rise to the protein MTDVIRIAIRCDADIVLVRQQARLLARELGFSGSDLTLIATALSELARNIVEYARQGEIVLSQIRQGRQLGITIVARDHGPGIADIERAMQDGYSTGKGLGLGLPGAKRLMDEFEITSAEGQGTTIKATKWVR
- the arcC gene encoding carbamate kinase, whose amino-acid sequence is MRLIIALGGNALLRRHERLTPENQRRNIKMAAEALAPLAHGHELVVTHGNGPQVGLLALQSAAYAPDESYPLDILDAETEGMIGYLIEQELINVLPTGRLCATLLTQIEVDPDDPAFQAPSKPIGPVYTEAAAERLAQERGWRIAPDGTHYRRVVASPLPRKILQIDVIRLLLGRGVVVICAGGGGIPVVRGGQGRLEGIEAVIDKDRASALLARELGADALMMLTDVDAVYRDWGKPKARALRAVSPDAVRQMAFAPGSMAPKIAAACEFAETGGTAFIGRLQDAAAILAGTAGTRISLEIEGIGEWD
- a CDS encoding protoglobin domain-containing protein; protein product: MAEYTNQDSEKSLMEEIGITDREIANRRAFLELGEADEKELLSIDPAAQAYADPVIEDFYKHLLAFEETRVFFQDPQVLERVKRAQKRYFARLTQGGYDKDYIEDRLKIGAVHERIGLPMKAYLGMYSFYLRNVAHRLFEAHEDEQGKALRAFLSLLKVVFLDMGLAIDTYINRREQLIGKQQEAMRELPTPVLRVRERLLILPVVGVLESYRAHQLTEQLLESIGATRAKVAIVDITGVPLVDSRVANHLLQTVSAARLMGAAVILTGLSPQIAQALVAIGVDLSQVKTTVDLQSGLEEAERLLGYRLVPASDKPRSDQAHP